In Populus trichocarpa isolate Nisqually-1 chromosome 16, P.trichocarpa_v4.1, whole genome shotgun sequence, a genomic segment contains:
- the LOC7469919 gene encoding ubiquitin C-terminal hydrolase 12 isoform X5, translated as MTMMTPSPLDQEDEEMLVPHSDLVEGPQPMEVVAQVEQTSTVENQPVEDPPSMKFTWTIENFTRLNTKKHYSDIFIVGSYKWRVLIFPKGNNVDHLSMYLDVADSTALPYGWSRYAQFSLAVVNQIHNKYSIRKDTQHQFNARESDWGFTSFMPLSELYDPSRGYLVNDTVVIEAEVAVCKVLDYWSYDSKKETGYVGLKNQGATCYMNSLLQTLYHISYFRKAVYHMPTTENDMPTGSIPLALQSLFFKLQYNDTSVATKELTKSFGWDTYDSFMQHDVQELNRVLCEKLEDKMKGTVVEGTIQQLFEGHHMNYIECINVEYKSTRKESFYDLQLDVKGCRDVYASFDKYVEVERLEGDNKYHAEEHGLQDAKKGVLFIDFPPVLQLQLKRFEYDFMRDTMVKINDRYEFPLQLDLDRENGKYLSPESDRSVRNLYTLHRFKFDDERVTKEDVKRALEEQYGGEEELPQTNPGFNNTPFKFTKYSNAYMLVYIRESDKDKIICNVDEKDIAEHLRIRLKKEQEEKEDKRRYKAQAHLYTIIKVARDEDLKEQIGKDIYFDLVDHDKVRNFRIQKQTQFSLFKEEVAKELGIPVQFQRFWIWAKRQNHTYRPNRPLTPQEEAQSVGQLREVSNKTHNAELKLFLEVELGLDLRPIAPPEKTKEDILLFIKLYDPEKQELRYVGRLFVKNSSKPIEILAKLNQMAGFASEEEIELYEEIKFEPCVMCEHLDKRASFRTSQIEDGDIICFQKSPPENEGDCRNPDVPSYLEYVHNRQIVHFRSLEKAKEDDFCLELSKLHTYDDVVERVARQIGLDDPSKIRLTSHNCYSQQPKPQPIKYRGVEHLSDMLVHYNQTSDILYYEVLDIPLPELQGLKNLKVAFHHATKDEVVIHNIRLPKQSTVGDVINELKTKVELSHPNAELRLLEVFYHKIYKFAILPSQIFPPNEKIENINDQYWTLRAEEIPEEEKNLGPQDRLIHVYHFTKESGQNQMQVQNFGEPFFLAIHEGETLAEVKMRIQKKLQVPDEEFAKWKFAFLSLGRPEYLQDSDVVFTRFQRRDVYGAWEQYLGLEHSDNTPKRSYAVNQNRHTFEKPVKIYN; from the exons ATGACTATGATGACTCCTTCACCGTTAGAC CAAGAAGACGAGGAGATGCTCGTACCGCATTCAGATTTAGTTGAAGGTCCTCAGCCAATGGAAG TAGTGGCACAAGTGGAGCAAACTAGTACCGTGGAGAATCAGCCTGTGGAGGATCCTCCATCGATGAAATTTACTTGGACTATTGAGAATTTTACTAGGTTGAACACGAAGAAGCATTATTCTGATATATTTATTGTTGGCAGTTACAAATG GAGAGTACTGATATTCCCTAAAGGAAACAACGTGGACCACCTGTCGATGTATTTGGATGTTGCAGATTCGACAGCTTTGCCATATGGATGGAGTAGATATGCGCAATTCAGTTTGGCTGTGGTCAATCAAATTCATAACAAATACTCGATTAGAAAGG ACACACAACATCAGTTCAATGCAAGAGAGAGTGACTGGGGCTTTACATCTTTCATGCCTCTGAGTGAACTTTATGATCCTAGCAGAGGATACTTAGTGAATGATACAGTTGTTATTGAAGCTGAAGTTGCTGTTTGCAAGGTTTTAGATTATTGGTCCTATGACTCAAAGAAGGAGACGGGCTATGTAGGACTGAAAAACCAAGGAGCAACATGTTACATGAACTCTCTCCTACAGACTCTATACCATATTTCCTACTTCCGAAAG gCGGTGTACCACATGCCAACAACTGAGAATGACATGCCTACAGGAAGCATTCCATTGGCCCTGCAGAGTTTATTCTTTAAGCTTCAATATAATGATACCAGTGTTGCAACAAAGGAACTGACCAAATCTTTTGGCTGGGATACGTATGATTCCTTCATGCAACATGACGTGCAAGAGCTTAACAGGGTCCTGTGTGAGAAGCTAGAGGATAAAATGAAG GGGACTGTTGTGGAGGGCACTATACAGCAGTTGTTTGAGGGTCACCATATGAACTACATTGAGTGCATCAATGTGGAATACAAATCTACAAGAAAGGAGTCATTTTATG ATCTTCAGCTTGATGTGAAAGGTTGTCGAGATGTTTATGCTTCTTTTGACAAATATGTGGAAGTTGAACGACTTGAGGGTGATAACAAATATCATGCCGAAGAACATGGTTTGCAG GATGCAAAGAAGGGTGTCTTATTTATCGACTTCCCCCCTGTTCTTCAACTCCAATTAAAGCGGTTTGAATATGATTTTATGCGCGATACTATGGTGAAG ATTAATGATCGCTATGAATTTCCTCTTCAACTTGACCTGGACAGGGAGAATGGGAAATATTTATCACCTGAATCTGACAGGAGTGTGCGAAATCTATACACACTTCACAG gtTCAAATTTGATGATGAACGCGTGACAAAGGAAGATGTGAAGAGGGCCTTAGAAGAACAGTATGGTGGTGAGGAAGAG CTACCTCAGACCAATCCTGGCTTTAACAATACTCCATTTAAATTCACAAAATACTCAAATGCATACATGCTTGTGTATATACGGGAAAGTGACAAGGACAAGATAATTTGTAATGTTGATGAGAAAGACATTGCTGAACACTTGAGG ATAAGGCTGaagaaagaacaagaagaaaaggaagacaaGAGAAGATATAAAGCACAAGCTCACCTTTACACAATTATAAAG GTTGCGCGAGATGAGGACCTTAAAGAGCAAATTGGAAAGGATATTTATTTTGACCTTGTGGATCATGACAAAGTCCGTAACTTCCGTATTCAGAAACAGACGCAGTTTAGTCTGTTTAAG GAGGAGGTTGCTAAAGAGCTTGGTATACCAGTACAATTTCAGAGATTTTGGATATGGGCAAAGCGCCAAAACCACACATATAGACCCAATCGGCCATTGACTCCCCAGGAGGAAGCACAATCA GTTGGACAACTGAGAGAGGTGTCAAATAAGACACATAATGCTGAATTAAAGTTGTTCTTGGAAGTTGAGCTTGggctg GATTTACGTCCCATTGCTCCAcctgaaaaaactaaagaagatATTCTGCTTTTCATCAAGCTTTATGACCCTGAAAAACAAGAATTACG ATATGTTGGTAGGCTTTTTGTGAAGAATTCTAGTAAACCGATAGAAATTCTAGCAAAGCTTAATCAAATGGCTGGCTTTGCGTCTGAGGAAGAGATTGAACTTTATGAG GAAATCAAGTTTGAGCCTTGTGTCATGTGTGAACACCTTGATAAGAGAGCCTCATTTCGAACAAGTCag ATTGAAGATGGGGACATAATATGCTTTCAGAAATCTCCTCCTGAAAATGAAGGAGACTGTCGAAATCCAGATGTGCCTTCATATTTGGAATATGTGCACAATCGGCAG ATAGTTCATTTCCGATCTCTAGAGAAGGCAAAAGAGGATGATTTTTGTCTAGAGTT GTCAAAATTACACACTTATGATGATGTTGTCGAAAGAGTAGCTCGCCAGATTGGTTTGGACGATCCATCCAAAATCAGGTTAACATCCCACAACTGCTACTCTCAGCAGCCTAAGCCACAGCCAATTAAATATCGAGGAGTGGAGCATCTATCAGATATGTTAGTTCACTACAATCAG ACTTCCGATATCTTGTATTATGAAGTTCTAGATATTCCTCTTCCAGAGTTGCAAGgtctaaaaaatttgaaagttgCTTTCCATCACGCTACCAAAGATGAA GTGGTAATTCATAACATTAGATTGCCTAAACAAAGCACCGTGGGGGATGTAATTAATGAACTTAAAACTAAG GTAGAATTGTCTCACCCAAATGCTGAACTTCGACTGCTTGAAGTATTTTATCACAAGATTTATAAG TTTGCCATCTTGCCATCGCAGATCTTTCCACCCaatgaaaaaattgagaatatAAATGACCAGTATTGGACGCTGCGGGCAGAGGAG ATTCccgaggaagaaaaaaatcttggtCCCCAAGATCGCCTGATTCACGTTTATCACTTCACGAAAGAGTCTGGACAGAATCAAATG CAAGTACAGAATTTTGGTGAACCCTTTTTCTTGGCCATCCATGAAGGTGAAACCTTAGCCGAAGTTAAAATGCGTATACAAAAGAAGCTGCAGGTTCCTGATGAGGAGTTTGCTAAG TGGAAATTTGCATTTCTGTCACTGGGTCGTCCAGAGTACTTGCAGGATTCTGATGTTGTGTTCACCCGCTTTCAG AGAAGAGATGTATATGGTGCTTGGGAGCAGTACCTTGGGTTGGAGCACTCCGATAATACTCCTAAAAGGTCTTATGCAGTAAATCAG AACCGTCACACATTTGAGAAGCCTGTTAAAATATACAATTAG
- the LOC7469919 gene encoding ubiquitin C-terminal hydrolase 12 isoform X1, with product MTMMTPSPLDQEDEEMLVPHSDLVEGPQPMEVVAQVEQTSTVENQPVEDPPSMKFTWTIENFTRLNTKKHYSDIFIVGSYKWRVLIFPKGNNVDHLSMYLDVADSTALPYGWSRYAQFSLAVVNQIHNKYSIRKDTQHQFNARESDWGFTSFMPLSELYDPSRGYLVNDTVVIEAEVAVCKVLDYWSYDSKKETGYVGLKNQGATCYMNSLLQTLYHISYFRKAVYHMPTTENDMPTGSIPLALQSLFFKLQYNDTSVATKELTKSFGWDTYDSFMQHDVQELNRVLCEKLEDKMKGTVVEGTIQQLFEGHHMNYIECINVEYKSTRKESFYDLQLDVKGCRDVYASFDKYVEVERLEGDNKYHAEEHGLQDAKKGVLFIDFPPVLQLQLKRFEYDFMRDTMVKINDRYEFPLQLDLDRENGKYLSPESDRSVRNLYTLHSVLVHSGGVHGGHYYAFIRPTLSDQWFKFDDERVTKEDVKRALEEQYGGEEELPQTNPGFNNTPFKFTKYSNAYMLVYIRESDKDKIICNVDEKDIAEHLRIRLKKEQEEKEDKRRYKAQAHLYTIIKVARDEDLKEQIGKDIYFDLVDHDKVRNFRIQKQTQFSLFKEEVAKELGIPVQFQRFWIWAKRQNHTYRPNRPLTPQEEAQSVGQLREVSNKTHNAELKLFLEVELGLDLRPIAPPEKTKEDILLFIKLYDPEKQELRYVGRLFVKNSSKPIEILAKLNQMAGFASEEEIELYEEIKFEPCVMCEHLDKRASFRTSQIEDGDIICFQKSPPENEGDCRNPDVPSYLEYVHNRQIVHFRSLEKAKEDDFCLELSKLHTYDDVVERVARQIGLDDPSKIRLTSHNCYSQQPKPQPIKYRGVEHLSDMLVHYNQTSDILYYEVLDIPLPELQGLKNLKVAFHHATKDEVVIHNIRLPKQSTVGDVINELKTKVELSHPNAELRLLEVFYHKIYKFAILPSQIFPPNEKIENINDQYWTLRAEEIPEEEKNLGPQDRLIHVYHFTKESGQNQMQVQNFGEPFFLAIHEGETLAEVKMRIQKKLQVPDEEFAKWKFAFLSLGRPEYLQDSDVVFTRFQRRDVYGAWEQYLGLEHSDNTPKRSYAVNQNRHTFEKPVKIYN from the exons ATGACTATGATGACTCCTTCACCGTTAGAC CAAGAAGACGAGGAGATGCTCGTACCGCATTCAGATTTAGTTGAAGGTCCTCAGCCAATGGAAG TAGTGGCACAAGTGGAGCAAACTAGTACCGTGGAGAATCAGCCTGTGGAGGATCCTCCATCGATGAAATTTACTTGGACTATTGAGAATTTTACTAGGTTGAACACGAAGAAGCATTATTCTGATATATTTATTGTTGGCAGTTACAAATG GAGAGTACTGATATTCCCTAAAGGAAACAACGTGGACCACCTGTCGATGTATTTGGATGTTGCAGATTCGACAGCTTTGCCATATGGATGGAGTAGATATGCGCAATTCAGTTTGGCTGTGGTCAATCAAATTCATAACAAATACTCGATTAGAAAGG ACACACAACATCAGTTCAATGCAAGAGAGAGTGACTGGGGCTTTACATCTTTCATGCCTCTGAGTGAACTTTATGATCCTAGCAGAGGATACTTAGTGAATGATACAGTTGTTATTGAAGCTGAAGTTGCTGTTTGCAAGGTTTTAGATTATTGGTCCTATGACTCAAAGAAGGAGACGGGCTATGTAGGACTGAAAAACCAAGGAGCAACATGTTACATGAACTCTCTCCTACAGACTCTATACCATATTTCCTACTTCCGAAAG gCGGTGTACCACATGCCAACAACTGAGAATGACATGCCTACAGGAAGCATTCCATTGGCCCTGCAGAGTTTATTCTTTAAGCTTCAATATAATGATACCAGTGTTGCAACAAAGGAACTGACCAAATCTTTTGGCTGGGATACGTATGATTCCTTCATGCAACATGACGTGCAAGAGCTTAACAGGGTCCTGTGTGAGAAGCTAGAGGATAAAATGAAG GGGACTGTTGTGGAGGGCACTATACAGCAGTTGTTTGAGGGTCACCATATGAACTACATTGAGTGCATCAATGTGGAATACAAATCTACAAGAAAGGAGTCATTTTATG ATCTTCAGCTTGATGTGAAAGGTTGTCGAGATGTTTATGCTTCTTTTGACAAATATGTGGAAGTTGAACGACTTGAGGGTGATAACAAATATCATGCCGAAGAACATGGTTTGCAG GATGCAAAGAAGGGTGTCTTATTTATCGACTTCCCCCCTGTTCTTCAACTCCAATTAAAGCGGTTTGAATATGATTTTATGCGCGATACTATGGTGAAG ATTAATGATCGCTATGAATTTCCTCTTCAACTTGACCTGGACAGGGAGAATGGGAAATATTTATCACCTGAATCTGACAGGAGTGTGCGAAATCTATACACACTTCACAG TGTTTTGGTTCACAGTGGAGGTGTGCATGGTGGACATTATTATGCTTTTATCAGGCCTACCCTCTCTGATCAATG gtTCAAATTTGATGATGAACGCGTGACAAAGGAAGATGTGAAGAGGGCCTTAGAAGAACAGTATGGTGGTGAGGAAGAG CTACCTCAGACCAATCCTGGCTTTAACAATACTCCATTTAAATTCACAAAATACTCAAATGCATACATGCTTGTGTATATACGGGAAAGTGACAAGGACAAGATAATTTGTAATGTTGATGAGAAAGACATTGCTGAACACTTGAGG ATAAGGCTGaagaaagaacaagaagaaaaggaagacaaGAGAAGATATAAAGCACAAGCTCACCTTTACACAATTATAAAG GTTGCGCGAGATGAGGACCTTAAAGAGCAAATTGGAAAGGATATTTATTTTGACCTTGTGGATCATGACAAAGTCCGTAACTTCCGTATTCAGAAACAGACGCAGTTTAGTCTGTTTAAG GAGGAGGTTGCTAAAGAGCTTGGTATACCAGTACAATTTCAGAGATTTTGGATATGGGCAAAGCGCCAAAACCACACATATAGACCCAATCGGCCATTGACTCCCCAGGAGGAAGCACAATCA GTTGGACAACTGAGAGAGGTGTCAAATAAGACACATAATGCTGAATTAAAGTTGTTCTTGGAAGTTGAGCTTGggctg GATTTACGTCCCATTGCTCCAcctgaaaaaactaaagaagatATTCTGCTTTTCATCAAGCTTTATGACCCTGAAAAACAAGAATTACG ATATGTTGGTAGGCTTTTTGTGAAGAATTCTAGTAAACCGATAGAAATTCTAGCAAAGCTTAATCAAATGGCTGGCTTTGCGTCTGAGGAAGAGATTGAACTTTATGAG GAAATCAAGTTTGAGCCTTGTGTCATGTGTGAACACCTTGATAAGAGAGCCTCATTTCGAACAAGTCag ATTGAAGATGGGGACATAATATGCTTTCAGAAATCTCCTCCTGAAAATGAAGGAGACTGTCGAAATCCAGATGTGCCTTCATATTTGGAATATGTGCACAATCGGCAG ATAGTTCATTTCCGATCTCTAGAGAAGGCAAAAGAGGATGATTTTTGTCTAGAGTT GTCAAAATTACACACTTATGATGATGTTGTCGAAAGAGTAGCTCGCCAGATTGGTTTGGACGATCCATCCAAAATCAGGTTAACATCCCACAACTGCTACTCTCAGCAGCCTAAGCCACAGCCAATTAAATATCGAGGAGTGGAGCATCTATCAGATATGTTAGTTCACTACAATCAG ACTTCCGATATCTTGTATTATGAAGTTCTAGATATTCCTCTTCCAGAGTTGCAAGgtctaaaaaatttgaaagttgCTTTCCATCACGCTACCAAAGATGAA GTGGTAATTCATAACATTAGATTGCCTAAACAAAGCACCGTGGGGGATGTAATTAATGAACTTAAAACTAAG GTAGAATTGTCTCACCCAAATGCTGAACTTCGACTGCTTGAAGTATTTTATCACAAGATTTATAAG TTTGCCATCTTGCCATCGCAGATCTTTCCACCCaatgaaaaaattgagaatatAAATGACCAGTATTGGACGCTGCGGGCAGAGGAG ATTCccgaggaagaaaaaaatcttggtCCCCAAGATCGCCTGATTCACGTTTATCACTTCACGAAAGAGTCTGGACAGAATCAAATG CAAGTACAGAATTTTGGTGAACCCTTTTTCTTGGCCATCCATGAAGGTGAAACCTTAGCCGAAGTTAAAATGCGTATACAAAAGAAGCTGCAGGTTCCTGATGAGGAGTTTGCTAAG TGGAAATTTGCATTTCTGTCACTGGGTCGTCCAGAGTACTTGCAGGATTCTGATGTTGTGTTCACCCGCTTTCAG AGAAGAGATGTATATGGTGCTTGGGAGCAGTACCTTGGGTTGGAGCACTCCGATAATACTCCTAAAAGGTCTTATGCAGTAAATCAG AACCGTCACACATTTGAGAAGCCTGTTAAAATATACAATTAG
- the LOC7469919 gene encoding ubiquitin C-terminal hydrolase 12 isoform X2, protein MTMMTPSPLDQEDEEMLVPHSDLVEGPQPMEVAQVEQTSTVENQPVEDPPSMKFTWTIENFTRLNTKKHYSDIFIVGSYKWRVLIFPKGNNVDHLSMYLDVADSTALPYGWSRYAQFSLAVVNQIHNKYSIRKDTQHQFNARESDWGFTSFMPLSELYDPSRGYLVNDTVVIEAEVAVCKVLDYWSYDSKKETGYVGLKNQGATCYMNSLLQTLYHISYFRKAVYHMPTTENDMPTGSIPLALQSLFFKLQYNDTSVATKELTKSFGWDTYDSFMQHDVQELNRVLCEKLEDKMKGTVVEGTIQQLFEGHHMNYIECINVEYKSTRKESFYDLQLDVKGCRDVYASFDKYVEVERLEGDNKYHAEEHGLQDAKKGVLFIDFPPVLQLQLKRFEYDFMRDTMVKINDRYEFPLQLDLDRENGKYLSPESDRSVRNLYTLHSVLVHSGGVHGGHYYAFIRPTLSDQWFKFDDERVTKEDVKRALEEQYGGEEELPQTNPGFNNTPFKFTKYSNAYMLVYIRESDKDKIICNVDEKDIAEHLRIRLKKEQEEKEDKRRYKAQAHLYTIIKVARDEDLKEQIGKDIYFDLVDHDKVRNFRIQKQTQFSLFKEEVAKELGIPVQFQRFWIWAKRQNHTYRPNRPLTPQEEAQSVGQLREVSNKTHNAELKLFLEVELGLDLRPIAPPEKTKEDILLFIKLYDPEKQELRYVGRLFVKNSSKPIEILAKLNQMAGFASEEEIELYEEIKFEPCVMCEHLDKRASFRTSQIEDGDIICFQKSPPENEGDCRNPDVPSYLEYVHNRQIVHFRSLEKAKEDDFCLELSKLHTYDDVVERVARQIGLDDPSKIRLTSHNCYSQQPKPQPIKYRGVEHLSDMLVHYNQTSDILYYEVLDIPLPELQGLKNLKVAFHHATKDEVVIHNIRLPKQSTVGDVINELKTKVELSHPNAELRLLEVFYHKIYKFAILPSQIFPPNEKIENINDQYWTLRAEEIPEEEKNLGPQDRLIHVYHFTKESGQNQMQVQNFGEPFFLAIHEGETLAEVKMRIQKKLQVPDEEFAKWKFAFLSLGRPEYLQDSDVVFTRFQRRDVYGAWEQYLGLEHSDNTPKRSYAVNQNRHTFEKPVKIYN, encoded by the exons ATGACTATGATGACTCCTTCACCGTTAGAC CAAGAAGACGAGGAGATGCTCGTACCGCATTCAGATTTAGTTGAAGGTCCTCAGCCAATGGAAG TGGCACAAGTGGAGCAAACTAGTACCGTGGAGAATCAGCCTGTGGAGGATCCTCCATCGATGAAATTTACTTGGACTATTGAGAATTTTACTAGGTTGAACACGAAGAAGCATTATTCTGATATATTTATTGTTGGCAGTTACAAATG GAGAGTACTGATATTCCCTAAAGGAAACAACGTGGACCACCTGTCGATGTATTTGGATGTTGCAGATTCGACAGCTTTGCCATATGGATGGAGTAGATATGCGCAATTCAGTTTGGCTGTGGTCAATCAAATTCATAACAAATACTCGATTAGAAAGG ACACACAACATCAGTTCAATGCAAGAGAGAGTGACTGGGGCTTTACATCTTTCATGCCTCTGAGTGAACTTTATGATCCTAGCAGAGGATACTTAGTGAATGATACAGTTGTTATTGAAGCTGAAGTTGCTGTTTGCAAGGTTTTAGATTATTGGTCCTATGACTCAAAGAAGGAGACGGGCTATGTAGGACTGAAAAACCAAGGAGCAACATGTTACATGAACTCTCTCCTACAGACTCTATACCATATTTCCTACTTCCGAAAG gCGGTGTACCACATGCCAACAACTGAGAATGACATGCCTACAGGAAGCATTCCATTGGCCCTGCAGAGTTTATTCTTTAAGCTTCAATATAATGATACCAGTGTTGCAACAAAGGAACTGACCAAATCTTTTGGCTGGGATACGTATGATTCCTTCATGCAACATGACGTGCAAGAGCTTAACAGGGTCCTGTGTGAGAAGCTAGAGGATAAAATGAAG GGGACTGTTGTGGAGGGCACTATACAGCAGTTGTTTGAGGGTCACCATATGAACTACATTGAGTGCATCAATGTGGAATACAAATCTACAAGAAAGGAGTCATTTTATG ATCTTCAGCTTGATGTGAAAGGTTGTCGAGATGTTTATGCTTCTTTTGACAAATATGTGGAAGTTGAACGACTTGAGGGTGATAACAAATATCATGCCGAAGAACATGGTTTGCAG GATGCAAAGAAGGGTGTCTTATTTATCGACTTCCCCCCTGTTCTTCAACTCCAATTAAAGCGGTTTGAATATGATTTTATGCGCGATACTATGGTGAAG ATTAATGATCGCTATGAATTTCCTCTTCAACTTGACCTGGACAGGGAGAATGGGAAATATTTATCACCTGAATCTGACAGGAGTGTGCGAAATCTATACACACTTCACAG TGTTTTGGTTCACAGTGGAGGTGTGCATGGTGGACATTATTATGCTTTTATCAGGCCTACCCTCTCTGATCAATG gtTCAAATTTGATGATGAACGCGTGACAAAGGAAGATGTGAAGAGGGCCTTAGAAGAACAGTATGGTGGTGAGGAAGAG CTACCTCAGACCAATCCTGGCTTTAACAATACTCCATTTAAATTCACAAAATACTCAAATGCATACATGCTTGTGTATATACGGGAAAGTGACAAGGACAAGATAATTTGTAATGTTGATGAGAAAGACATTGCTGAACACTTGAGG ATAAGGCTGaagaaagaacaagaagaaaaggaagacaaGAGAAGATATAAAGCACAAGCTCACCTTTACACAATTATAAAG GTTGCGCGAGATGAGGACCTTAAAGAGCAAATTGGAAAGGATATTTATTTTGACCTTGTGGATCATGACAAAGTCCGTAACTTCCGTATTCAGAAACAGACGCAGTTTAGTCTGTTTAAG GAGGAGGTTGCTAAAGAGCTTGGTATACCAGTACAATTTCAGAGATTTTGGATATGGGCAAAGCGCCAAAACCACACATATAGACCCAATCGGCCATTGACTCCCCAGGAGGAAGCACAATCA GTTGGACAACTGAGAGAGGTGTCAAATAAGACACATAATGCTGAATTAAAGTTGTTCTTGGAAGTTGAGCTTGggctg GATTTACGTCCCATTGCTCCAcctgaaaaaactaaagaagatATTCTGCTTTTCATCAAGCTTTATGACCCTGAAAAACAAGAATTACG ATATGTTGGTAGGCTTTTTGTGAAGAATTCTAGTAAACCGATAGAAATTCTAGCAAAGCTTAATCAAATGGCTGGCTTTGCGTCTGAGGAAGAGATTGAACTTTATGAG GAAATCAAGTTTGAGCCTTGTGTCATGTGTGAACACCTTGATAAGAGAGCCTCATTTCGAACAAGTCag ATTGAAGATGGGGACATAATATGCTTTCAGAAATCTCCTCCTGAAAATGAAGGAGACTGTCGAAATCCAGATGTGCCTTCATATTTGGAATATGTGCACAATCGGCAG ATAGTTCATTTCCGATCTCTAGAGAAGGCAAAAGAGGATGATTTTTGTCTAGAGTT GTCAAAATTACACACTTATGATGATGTTGTCGAAAGAGTAGCTCGCCAGATTGGTTTGGACGATCCATCCAAAATCAGGTTAACATCCCACAACTGCTACTCTCAGCAGCCTAAGCCACAGCCAATTAAATATCGAGGAGTGGAGCATCTATCAGATATGTTAGTTCACTACAATCAG ACTTCCGATATCTTGTATTATGAAGTTCTAGATATTCCTCTTCCAGAGTTGCAAGgtctaaaaaatttgaaagttgCTTTCCATCACGCTACCAAAGATGAA GTGGTAATTCATAACATTAGATTGCCTAAACAAAGCACCGTGGGGGATGTAATTAATGAACTTAAAACTAAG GTAGAATTGTCTCACCCAAATGCTGAACTTCGACTGCTTGAAGTATTTTATCACAAGATTTATAAG TTTGCCATCTTGCCATCGCAGATCTTTCCACCCaatgaaaaaattgagaatatAAATGACCAGTATTGGACGCTGCGGGCAGAGGAG ATTCccgaggaagaaaaaaatcttggtCCCCAAGATCGCCTGATTCACGTTTATCACTTCACGAAAGAGTCTGGACAGAATCAAATG CAAGTACAGAATTTTGGTGAACCCTTTTTCTTGGCCATCCATGAAGGTGAAACCTTAGCCGAAGTTAAAATGCGTATACAAAAGAAGCTGCAGGTTCCTGATGAGGAGTTTGCTAAG TGGAAATTTGCATTTCTGTCACTGGGTCGTCCAGAGTACTTGCAGGATTCTGATGTTGTGTTCACCCGCTTTCAG AGAAGAGATGTATATGGTGCTTGGGAGCAGTACCTTGGGTTGGAGCACTCCGATAATACTCCTAAAAGGTCTTATGCAGTAAATCAG AACCGTCACACATTTGAGAAGCCTGTTAAAATATACAATTAG